The Aphanothece sacrum FPU1 genome window below encodes:
- a CDS encoding DarT ssDNA thymidine ADP-ribosyltransferase family protein, translating to MPKVDIKNLYYITHIENIPSILERGILSHQEVERLNIDFTPIYDHEIVSKRKDKSTGENDSLWNYANLYFQPRNPMMYRVVHEKDTRNIAIIAVKSNVLSEIGVRVTNGNAANNATEFYPSSEGRKVLEKNWKIIQNDWWNDSDGSKRIIMSECLVPRKIKSDFIDSIFVCDHHTQSKVKQLISNSNIPVIPEPTLFFKPISSQRIGTNISLIDGDMFFSKMHTLTISVNLQGIMGKGLASRTKYQFPDVYVFYQDACRKNEITAVQPCIYKRETSLDQELADLTSPLNTPNSVKWFLLFATKRTWRENSRLEDIEGGLDWLRKNARQQGIKSLALPALGCGLGNLTWSDVGPLMCSYLHDIGIHVAIYLPREAQILPEYLEESYLLRNLS from the coding sequence ATGCCTAAAGTTGATATTAAAAACCTTTATTATATTACCCATATTGAAAATATACCTTCAATCCTTGAGCGAGGAATTTTATCTCACCAAGAAGTAGAAAGACTAAATATTGATTTTACTCCTATTTATGATCATGAGATTGTTAGTAAACGCAAGGATAAATCAACTGGAGAAAATGATAGTCTATGGAACTATGCAAATCTTTATTTTCAACCTCGTAACCCAATGATGTATCGAGTTGTCCATGAAAAAGATACACGAAATATCGCAATTATAGCCGTTAAATCCAATGTTTTATCAGAAATAGGAGTTAGGGTTACGAATGGGAATGCAGCGAATAATGCAACCGAATTTTACCCATCATCAGAGGGAAGAAAAGTTTTAGAAAAAAATTGGAAAATCATACAAAATGATTGGTGGAATGACTCAGATGGTTCAAAACGCATCATCATGTCTGAATGCTTAGTTCCCAGGAAGATTAAATCTGATTTTATAGACTCAATTTTTGTTTGCGATCATCATACTCAAAGCAAAGTTAAGCAATTAATTAGTAATTCCAATATTCCTGTTATTCCTGAACCTACTTTATTTTTTAAACCTATTTCTTCTCAGCGAATTGGAACTAATATTTCCCTAATTGATGGGGATATGTTTTTCTCCAAAATGCACACTCTAACAATCAGTGTTAATCTTCAAGGTATTATGGGAAAAGGATTAGCTTCTAGAACAAAATATCAATTCCCTGATGTTTATGTTTTTTATCAAGATGCTTGTAGAAAAAACGAAATCACTGCGGTACAACCTTGTATTTATAAAAGAGAAACTTCTTTAGATCAAGAACTTGCTGATCTCACCTCACCATTGAATACTCCTAATTCTGTTAAGTGGTTTTTACTCTTTGCGACTAAACGTACATGGCGCGAAAATTCTCGATTAGAAGATATTGAAGGTGGATTAGATTGGCTGAGAAAAAATGCTAGACAACAAGGAATTAAATCTTTAGCATTGCCAGCTTTAGGATGTGGTTTAGGCAATTTAACTTGGTCTGATGTGGGACCTTTGATGTGTAGTTATTTACATGATATAGGAATTCATGTGGCAATTTATCTACCCCGTGAGGCTCAAATTTTACCTGAATATTTAGAAGAAAGCTATTTACTAAGAAATTTATCTTAA
- a CDS encoding acyltransferase family protein, translating into MNKKISDIQILRALAILFVLLQHFSLTPTIINIFPVKITLPLYIGVELFFVISGYVVARSFFSGTKITPIYFYSKRIFRIYPALFVFILLCYLSNLISTSINLPEGVVDIFSLPWDNLLKRCLKILLGIYINSIDALNTEGNPLAFGAMWSLSVEFQFYTFVFLLGLILVFVTKNNKYFIENFFLFLFIFFYIYILISRLMILFNYSTNLFIKNYIVSYDFDFLLLGFVLAIIQKKEWISPKFFLHKESAMFMSPILLVIPLFLTSISESPFAKEQIIMEGISSPIIGLCFTILIYLASTSGCFPGEKSRLYSVLSWIGDRSYTIYLFHFPFFILIWILFYKLFPLAFSNDWNYGFAQMIVTALLLTPFVEFIYRYLELPLIEYSHKFIFKRLRP; encoded by the coding sequence ATGAACAAAAAAATTTCAGATATCCAGATTTTGCGTGCTTTGGCTATCTTGTTTGTTTTATTACAGCATTTTAGCTTAACGCCCACCATAATTAATATATTTCCCGTTAAAATTACTCTACCACTATATATTGGCGTTGAACTATTTTTTGTGATTAGCGGCTATGTGGTTGCTCGCTCTTTTTTTTCAGGAACAAAAATAACCCCTATTTATTTTTATAGCAAAAGAATTTTCCGTATTTATCCTGCGTTATTTGTTTTTATCCTGCTTTGTTATTTATCCAATTTAATTTCCACTTCAATAAATTTGCCAGAGGGAGTTGTCGATATATTTTCTTTGCCCTGGGATAATTTATTGAAAAGATGTTTGAAAATTCTTTTAGGTATTTATATTAACAGTATTGATGCTTTAAATACCGAAGGAAATCCTTTAGCTTTTGGGGCAATGTGGAGTCTTTCAGTTGAATTTCAATTTTATACATTTGTCTTTTTACTAGGGTTAATACTGGTTTTTGTAACTAAAAATAATAAATATTTTATTGAAAACTTTTTTCTATTTTTATTTATATTTTTCTATATTTATATTTTGATTTCTCGATTAATGATTCTTTTTAATTATTCCACAAATTTGTTTATTAAAAACTATATTGTTTCTTATGATTTTGATTTTCTTTTGCTGGGTTTTGTCTTGGCAATTATACAAAAAAAAGAATGGATTTCTCCGAAATTTTTTCTACATAAAGAAAGTGCTATGTTTATGTCACCGATTTTATTAGTTATTCCTCTGTTTTTAACCTCAATCAGCGAATCTCCTTTTGCCAAAGAACAAATAATTATGGAAGGCATTTCTTCACCGATTATCGGACTATGCTTTACTATCCTAATTTATCTGGCCTCAACTTCGGGATGTTTTCCTGGGGAAAAATCTCGTTTGTACTCCGTCTTATCTTGGATTGGAGATAGAAGTTATACAATTTATTTATTTCATTTTCCTTTTTTTATCTTGATTTGGATTCTTTTTTATAAATTATTTCCCCTTGCTTTTAGTAATGATTGGAATTATGGTTTTGCACAAATGATAGTAACAGCTTTACTCTTAACTCCTTTCGTAGAATTTATCTATCGTTACCTTGAGTTGCCATTAATCGAATATTCCCATAAATTTATTTTTAAAAGATTACGTCCTTAG
- a CDS encoding methyltransferase domain-containing protein, translating to MTSPLYQQIAQFYDASSGLWEQVWGEHMHHGYYGKAGTYKLNRRQAQIDLIEELLIWANVSNVSHFIDVGCGIGGSTLYLGQKFNAQGQGITLSPVQEARATERAKDFNLQQQVQFQVADALNMPFADDQFDLVWSLESGEHMPDKTKFLQECYRVLKPGGTLILATWCHRPTESLAGELTADEKRHLGEIYRVYCLPYVISLPEYQKIAQECGFNQILTDDWSIAVAPFWDGVIESAFDAQAIMGLLKSGWQTIEGALSLGLMRSGYERGLIRFGLLSANKK from the coding sequence ATGACTTCTCCTCTTTATCAACAAATCGCACAATTTTACGATGCTTCAAGTGGACTGTGGGAGCAAGTTTGGGGTGAGCATATGCACCACGGTTATTATGGAAAAGCAGGGACTTATAAACTTAATCGTCGTCAAGCACAAATTGATTTAATAGAAGAATTATTGATTTGGGCTAATGTTAGTAACGTTAGCCATTTTATTGATGTCGGTTGTGGTATTGGAGGCAGTACCTTATATTTAGGGCAAAAATTCAATGCCCAAGGTCAGGGAATTACTCTATCCCCCGTACAAGAAGCTAGAGCCACCGAAAGAGCAAAAGATTTCAATTTACAACAACAGGTACAGTTTCAGGTTGCTGATGCCCTAAATATGCCCTTTGCAGACGATCAATTTGACTTAGTATGGTCTCTCGAAAGTGGGGAACATATGCCTGACAAGACAAAGTTCTTACAAGAGTGTTACCGTGTCCTGAAACCAGGAGGTACTTTAATTCTAGCTACTTGGTGTCATCGTCCGACAGAATCCTTGGCAGGGGAATTAACTGCTGATGAAAAACGGCACTTAGGGGAGATTTACCGAGTTTATTGTTTACCTTATGTGATTTCTTTGCCAGAATACCAAAAAATAGCTCAGGAGTGCGGATTTAATCAAATTTTAACTGATGATTGGTCAATAGCTGTTGCTCCTTTTTGGGATGGAGTGATTGAGTCTGCCTTCGATGCTCAGGCAATTATGGGACTGTTAAAAAGTGGCTGGCAGACCATTGAGGGGGCTTTATCCTTGGGGTTAATGCGTAGCGGGTATGAACGGGGTTTGATTCGCTTTGGGTTATTATCAGCAAATAAAAAATAG
- a CDS encoding toxin-antitoxin system HicB family antitoxin → MYKSYNRKITIAATKEGKSINRWMEEVLTKAADTTIYPSSKSIGDR, encoded by the coding sequence ATGTATAAAAGCTATAATCGAAAAATTACTATTGCTGCGACAAAAGAAGGTAAAAGTATTAATCGTTGGATGGAGGAAGTCTTAACAAAAGCAGCAGATACGACTATTTATCCATCTTCTAAAAGCATTGGCGATCGCTGA
- the purL gene encoding phosphoribosylformylglycinamidine synthase subunit PurL produces the protein MTAPFTPQEIATEGLKPQEYEDIVKRLGRHPNKAELGMFGVMWSEHCCYKNSRPLLKQFPTEGDRILVGPGENAGVVDLGDGLRLAFKIESHNHPSAVEPFQGAATGVGGILRDIFTMGARPIATLNSLRFGNLENARNRRLFTGVVEGISHYGNCVGVATVGGEIYFDPAYNGNPLVNAMALGLMETEDIVKSGASGIGNPVLYVGSTTGRDGMGGASFASAELTDKSMDDRPAVQVGDPFLEKSLIEACLEAFKTGAVVAAQDMGAAGITCSTSEMAANGGVGIELDLDKIPVRETGMVPYEYLLSESQERMLFVAKKGREQELIDIFHRWGLQAVVAGEVISDPIVRILFKGEIAAEIPANALADNTPIYHRELLETAPEYAQKAWQWTAESLPDCTAEGIEIKGEFKTWNDVLLTLLDTPSIASKKWVYRQYDHQVQNNTVMLPGGADAAVIRIRPIEAKPDTCTIGVAATTDCNSRYVYLDPLEGAKAAVAEAARNLSCVGAEPLAITDNLNFGSPENPIGYWQLALACQGISEACRELNTPVTGGNVSLYNETVDSAGNPQPIYPTPVIGMVGLIPDITKICGQGWQKEGDLIYLLGIENKPTLGASEYLANLQEIIAGKPPKVNFYLEKVVQETCRYGIRKSWIKSAHDCAEGGLSVALAECCISGELGAEIELNFDNKIRVDEFLFGEVAGQIIVSISPENQREWEDYLNKNLVNNWSKIGQVSFNKLSITLSGDLSVINLQITQMTDYWANAIERRLKNHEL, from the coding sequence ATGACTGCACCATTTACCCCCCAAGAAATTGCCACAGAAGGACTCAAACCCCAAGAATATGAAGACATAGTCAAACGTCTTGGCCGACACCCCAACAAAGCAGAATTAGGGATGTTTGGGGTCATGTGGTCAGAACACTGTTGTTACAAAAATTCTCGTCCTCTCCTCAAACAATTTCCCACCGAAGGCGATCGCATTTTAGTAGGCCCCGGAGAAAATGCAGGGGTTGTAGACTTAGGAGACGGATTAAGATTAGCCTTTAAAATTGAGTCCCATAATCATCCGTCTGCTGTCGAACCTTTTCAGGGTGCAGCAACAGGAGTAGGAGGAATTTTACGGGATATATTTACAATGGGTGCGCGTCCTATTGCCACTTTAAATTCCTTGCGGTTTGGGAACTTAGAAAATGCCAGAAACCGACGATTATTTACAGGAGTTGTTGAAGGAATCTCCCATTATGGTAATTGCGTTGGGGTCGCAACTGTTGGCGGTGAAATTTATTTTGATCCTGCTTACAATGGCAACCCGTTAGTTAATGCCATGGCCTTGGGTTTAATGGAGACAGAAGACATCGTTAAATCTGGAGCATCTGGAATTGGTAATCCTGTCTTATATGTAGGTTCAACTACGGGTAGAGATGGCATGGGTGGAGCCAGTTTTGCTAGTGCAGAATTAACCGATAAATCAATGGATGATCGTCCTGCAGTACAAGTTGGTGATCCTTTCTTAGAAAAATCATTAATTGAAGCTTGTTTAGAAGCTTTTAAAACGGGGGCAGTAGTAGCGGCCCAAGATATGGGTGCAGCAGGAATTACTTGTTCCACATCAGAAATGGCTGCTAATGGAGGAGTCGGCATTGAATTAGACTTAGATAAAATCCCTGTCAGAGAAACTGGAATGGTTCCCTACGAATACTTATTATCTGAGTCCCAAGAACGAATGTTATTTGTTGCTAAAAAAGGCAGGGAACAAGAATTAATAGATATTTTTCATCGTTGGGGACTGCAAGCAGTAGTCGCAGGAGAAGTCATAAGTGACCCCATTGTGAGAATTTTGTTTAAGGGAGAAATTGCTGCAGAAATTCCGGCTAATGCCTTGGCTGATAATACCCCAATTTATCATCGAGAGTTGCTAGAAACAGCCCCAGAATACGCCCAAAAAGCTTGGCAATGGACAGCAGAAAGTTTACCTGATTGTACAGCAGAAGGCATTGAGATTAAGGGAGAATTCAAAACCTGGAATGATGTACTTTTAACCCTATTAGATACCCCATCTATTGCCTCTAAAAAATGGGTTTATCGTCAATATGATCATCAAGTACAAAATAATACTGTAATGTTACCAGGAGGGGCAGATGCAGCAGTTATTCGTATTCGTCCTATTGAGGCGAAACCAGATACTTGTACAATAGGAGTAGCCGCTACAACTGACTGTAATTCCCGTTATGTTTATCTTGATCCCTTAGAAGGAGCAAAAGCTGCCGTTGCAGAAGCAGCAAGAAACCTTAGTTGTGTCGGTGCAGAACCTTTAGCTATTACGGATAATTTGAATTTTGGTAGTCCCGAAAATCCTATAGGATATTGGCAATTAGCTTTAGCTTGTCAGGGTATTTCGGAAGCTTGTCGAGAATTAAATACACCTGTTACCGGAGGCAATGTTTCCCTTTATAATGAGACAGTTGATAGCGCAGGAAACCCTCAACCAATTTATCCTACTCCAGTCATAGGCATGGTAGGATTAATTCCTGATATTACTAAAATTTGTGGACAAGGTTGGCAAAAAGAAGGGGATTTAATCTATTTATTAGGAATAGAAAATAAACCCACATTAGGCGCGTCGGAATATTTAGCTAATTTGCAGGAAATCATAGCAGGAAAACCGCCAAAAGTCAACTTTTATTTAGAAAAAGTAGTTCAAGAAACTTGTCGTTATGGTATTCGCAAAAGTTGGATAAAATCCGCTCATGATTGTGCAGAAGGTGGTTTAAGTGTTGCCTTAGCAGAATGTTGTATTAGTGGGGAACTAGGAGCAGAAATTGAGCTTAATTTTGATAATAAAATTCGTGTAGATGAATTTTTATTTGGGGAAGTAGCAGGACAAATTATTGTGTCTATTAGTCCCGAAAATCAAAGAGAATGGGAAGATTATTTAAACAAAAACTTAGTTAATAATTGGTCAAAAATAGGTCAAGTTAGTTTTAATAAGTTAAGTATTACCTTATCTGGTGATTTATCAGTAATTAATCTTCAAATTACACAAATGACTGAT